One stretch of Candidatus Neomarinimicrobiota bacterium DNA includes these proteins:
- a CDS encoding DNA topoisomerase I has translation GRPSTFANIIDTIVYRTYVTRDRGKLTPTFLGVAVTQLLENHFTSLVDSQFTANMEDGLDAISRGELDAVPFMKDFYFGSEDQVGLEGMLDDKVDIGKACSVQLDYDGDPIEIRVGQYGPFVQQGEVRKSVPNDVYLGDLNVEKALEILNQEINEDRELGKDSNSGELVLVKNGPYGPYVQLGETSKRKGIPKGTPSADIDLEMALKLLSLPRILGKHPETDEDVKADYGRFGPYVTAGKGKNGTIPPTMSPLTIELAEALELIKNRNSGPQELRTLGDHTTTGESLVLKSGRYGPYLTDGKVNASLPRDTDPEKMTLEEGVALIDKKRAAPPRKKKRKAAKKKKKKK, from the coding sequence TGGTCGCCCATCCACTTTTGCAAATATAATTGATACCATTGTTTATCGCACTTATGTCACTCGAGATCGGGGCAAACTTACACCCACTTTTCTCGGTGTTGCTGTAACCCAGCTTTTGGAAAACCATTTTACTTCTTTGGTCGACAGTCAATTCACAGCCAATATGGAAGATGGCCTCGATGCAATCTCTCGCGGAGAATTAGATGCGGTTCCTTTCATGAAAGACTTTTATTTTGGTTCAGAAGACCAAGTGGGATTAGAGGGTATGCTGGATGATAAAGTGGATATTGGCAAGGCATGTTCCGTTCAACTGGATTATGATGGTGACCCCATTGAAATCCGCGTTGGGCAATATGGCCCCTTCGTCCAACAAGGAGAAGTACGTAAATCTGTACCCAATGATGTATACCTTGGCGATTTGAATGTGGAAAAAGCATTAGAAATTTTGAACCAAGAGATTAATGAAGACCGGGAATTAGGTAAAGATTCGAATTCAGGCGAATTGGTTTTAGTTAAAAATGGTCCTTATGGCCCATATGTTCAGTTGGGTGAAACCAGTAAACGTAAAGGTATCCCCAAGGGAACACCATCGGCTGATATTGATCTCGAAATGGCGCTCAAACTTTTATCATTACCTAGAATATTGGGAAAACATCCTGAAACGGATGAGGATGTAAAAGCTGATTACGGTCGCTTTGGGCCCTACGTTACTGCCGGAAAAGGTAAGAATGGAACTATCCCACCCACCATGTCTCCCTTAACCATTGAATTAGCGGAAGCACTGGAATTAATAAAAAATAGAAATAGTGGCCCCCAAGAATTACGAACATTGGGTGACCATACAACTACCGGGGAATCTTTAGTATTAAAGTCCGGGCGATATGGCCCCTACCTTACTGATGGAAAAGTGAATGCATCCCTACCTCGGGATACAGATCCGGAGAAAATGACCTTAGAAGAAGGTGTAGCTTTGATTGACAAAAAACGGGCAGCACCACCACGAAAAAAGAAACGCAAAGCTGCCAAGAAAAAGAAGAAAAAGAAATGA
- a CDS encoding glycine--tRNA ligase has product MSIDKIVSLCKRRGFIFQSSEIYGGFGAVYDYGPLGIALKNNISQLWWRAMTQLHENIVGLDSGILMHPKIWEASGHVGAFNDPLVDCKQCKARYRADELFDGNPDEGKWDEIQCPKCGTTGNLTEPRQFNLMFKTHIGPVEESANVAYLRPETAQGIYVNYLLTQNAMRLKVPFGIAQIGKAFRNEIVARNFIFRTREFEQMEMQYFVKPGADDQSMLDWKNERLAFYNQLGIDPKKLRFHEHGEGELAHYAKEAWDIEFEFPFGWSEIEGIHNRTDFDLARHQEFSGKKMEVFDQVNNERFLPYIIETSAGLNRMMLAVLSDAYWEDDENNRVVMKLHPRIAPVTAVVCPLVKKDGQPEMGREVMDILKPHFKVIYDQQGSIGKRYYRQDEAGTPYGITVDHQSIEDKTVTLRHRDSQQQDRVAMDQLVNAINDSMEAYS; this is encoded by the coding sequence ATGAGTATCGATAAGATTGTATCCCTTTGCAAACGGCGGGGATTTATTTTTCAAAGTTCTGAAATTTACGGCGGCTTCGGTGCCGTCTATGATTACGGTCCCTTAGGGATTGCCTTAAAAAATAATATATCCCAACTATGGTGGCGGGCCATGACCCAACTTCATGAAAACATTGTTGGGCTGGATAGCGGCATTTTAATGCATCCAAAAATTTGGGAAGCTTCGGGACATGTGGGCGCTTTTAACGATCCATTGGTGGATTGTAAACAATGTAAAGCACGTTACCGCGCCGATGAGCTTTTTGATGGTAATCCCGACGAAGGAAAATGGGATGAAATTCAATGCCCCAAATGCGGCACTACCGGTAACCTCACAGAACCGCGCCAGTTTAATTTGATGTTTAAAACTCATATCGGCCCCGTTGAAGAATCAGCCAATGTCGCTTACCTCCGCCCCGAAACGGCACAAGGAATTTATGTTAATTATCTTCTCACCCAAAATGCCATGCGCCTGAAGGTTCCTTTTGGAATTGCCCAAATTGGTAAGGCATTTCGGAATGAAATTGTAGCGAGAAATTTTATTTTTCGAACCCGAGAATTTGAACAAATGGAAATGCAGTATTTCGTAAAACCGGGAGCAGATGATCAATCTATGTTGGATTGGAAAAATGAACGATTAGCCTTTTACAACCAACTTGGAATCGATCCGAAAAAACTCCGATTCCACGAACATGGTGAAGGTGAGTTAGCTCACTACGCCAAAGAAGCTTGGGATATCGAATTTGAATTCCCATTTGGTTGGTCCGAGATTGAAGGTATTCACAACCGCACCGATTTTGACCTGGCACGGCACCAAGAATTCTCTGGCAAGAAAATGGAAGTATTTGATCAAGTGAACAATGAACGCTTTCTTCCATACATTATTGAAACTTCCGCAGGTTTAAACCGCATGATGTTGGCAGTTCTTTCTGATGCTTATTGGGAAGATGATGAAAACAACCGTGTAGTAATGAAACTCCATCCGCGAATCGCACCGGTGACGGCTGTGGTCTGTCCATTAGTGAAAAAAGATGGTCAGCCCGAAATGGGTCGCGAAGTTATGGACATATTGAAACCCCATTTCAAAGTGATTTACGATCAACAAGGCTCCATCGGTAAACGTTATTATCGCCAAGATGAAGCGGGAACACCATACGGCATCACCGTGGATCATCAATCTATAGAGGACAAAACTGTGACTCTCCGACACCGCGATTCACAACAACAAGATCGGGTTGCCATGGATCAACTGGTGAATGCGATTAACGACAGCATGGAGGCTTATTCATGA